Proteins co-encoded in one Alphaproteobacteria bacterium PA2 genomic window:
- a CDS encoding integration host factor: MTISDLIDQVAASDDKLTKAQAKAIVDAVFGAIRGAAVKGDEVSVPGFGKFKVQSKPARTGRNPSTGAAIEIAASKKIVFQAAKALKDAVNG; the protein is encoded by the coding sequence ATGACCATTTCCGACCTCATCGATCAGGTTGCCGCCTCTGACGACAAGCTGACCAAGGCTCAGGCCAAGGCCATTGTTGACGCGGTCTTCGGCGCCATCCGTGGCGCCGCCGTGAAGGGCGACGAAGTTTCCGTCCCCGGCTTTGGCAAGTTCAAGGTCCAGTCCAAGCCGGCCCGCACGGGTCGCAACCCTTCCACGGGCGCAGCGATCGAAATCGCGGCCTCCAAGAAGATCGTGTTCCAGGCCGCCAAGGCCCTGAAGGACGCCGTCAACGGCTAA
- a CDS encoding sorbosone dehydrogenase, whose product MRRTPIILGLMGLTLAGCGQPGALDPFVGFGPNPALPEPHKGLLPQVAIAKVAPWSAGEQPKAPEGFTVTRFAEGLDHPRWVYVLPNGDVLVAESSSEAKPPKTFRDHAAAFIMKSAGANRKSPNRIILLRDANGDGVAELKTVFAEGTKRPFGMALVGQTLYVAADNAIVSYPYKDGDTRVEGPGEKVFDLPGDPINHHWTKNIIASQDGTKLYATVGSNSNVGENGMAAEEGRAQITEFTLPKGPSRPFATGIRNPNGLDFEPVTGALWTAVNERDEIGPDLVPDYMTSVKDGAFYGWPYSYYGQHVDVRVQPQKPDMVAKAIAPDFALGPHTASLGLAFYKAENFPDRYRGGVFIGQHGSWNRKPLNGYRVVFVPFENGKPVNRPEVFLSGFLTEKGEARGRPVGVAVDKSGGLLVADDVGDIIWRVSARPPEVKASS is encoded by the coding sequence ATGCGCCGGACGCCAATCATTCTGGGCCTGATGGGCCTCACCCTTGCCGGCTGCGGCCAGCCAGGCGCCCTGGATCCTTTCGTCGGCTTCGGGCCAAACCCCGCCTTGCCGGAACCCCACAAGGGTCTCCTGCCCCAGGTCGCCATCGCCAAGGTCGCCCCGTGGAGCGCAGGTGAACAGCCCAAGGCGCCCGAAGGCTTCACGGTCACACGGTTCGCCGAAGGCCTGGACCACCCCAGGTGGGTCTATGTCCTGCCCAATGGCGATGTGCTGGTGGCGGAGTCATCCTCGGAAGCCAAGCCGCCCAAGACCTTCCGCGACCACGCGGCCGCCTTCATCATGAAGAGCGCCGGCGCAAACAGGAAAAGCCCCAACAGGATCATCCTGCTTCGCGACGCCAATGGGGATGGCGTGGCGGAGTTGAAGACCGTCTTTGCAGAAGGGACCAAACGCCCATTCGGCATGGCCCTTGTGGGACAGACCCTCTATGTCGCCGCCGACAACGCCATAGTCAGCTATCCCTACAAGGATGGCGACACCCGGGTGGAGGGTCCCGGCGAGAAGGTGTTCGACCTGCCGGGCGACCCGATCAATCACCACTGGACCAAGAACATCATCGCCAGCCAGGACGGGACCAAGCTCTACGCCACGGTGGGTTCGAATTCCAACGTGGGCGAGAACGGCATGGCGGCAGAGGAAGGCCGGGCCCAGATCACCGAATTCACCCTGCCCAAGGGGCCAAGCCGTCCTTTTGCGACGGGTATCCGCAATCCCAATGGTCTTGATTTCGAACCGGTCACCGGCGCCCTGTGGACGGCTGTCAACGAGCGGGACGAGATCGGCCCGGACCTGGTCCCGGACTATATGACCAGCGTGAAGGACGGCGCCTTCTACGGATGGCCCTACAGCTATTACGGCCAGCATGTGGACGTACGCGTCCAGCCCCAGAAGCCGGACATGGTGGCGAAGGCCATAGCCCCTGACTTCGCCCTTGGCCCGCACACGGCGTCCCTGGGGCTTGCCTTCTACAAGGCGGAGAACTTTCCGGATCGCTATCGCGGCGGGGTCTTCATCGGCCAGCATGGGTCGTGGAACCGCAAGCCGCTGAACGGCTATCGGGTCGTCTTCGTGCCCTTTGAGAACGGCAAGCCGGTCAATCGCCCGGAGGTCTTCCTGAGCGGCTTCCTGACCGAAAAGGGCGAGGCGCGCGGCCGTCCCGTTGGGGTCGCAGTGGACAAGTCCGGCGGCCTGCTGGTTGCGGACGATGTCGGCGACATCATCTGGCGCGTCAGCGCCCGGCCGCCTGAAGTCAAAGCGTCTTCTTGA